Proteins encoded by one window of Vigna radiata var. radiata cultivar VC1973A chromosome 5, Vradiata_ver6, whole genome shotgun sequence:
- the LOC106761685 gene encoding BURP domain protein RD22-like — translation MKGEEKHCATSLESMVDFVTSKLGKNVHVTSTEVEIESKSQKFIVKDGVKILAEEEIVACHPMNYPYGVFYCHQISNSTAHFVPLEGEDGSRVKAVAVCHKDTSEWDPNHIAFQALKVKPGTIPVCHFFPEAHHLLWYAK, via the coding sequence ATGAAGGGTGAAGAAAAACATTGTGCAACTTCATTAGAATCCATGGTAGACTTTGTCACTTCTAAACTTGGGAAGAACGTCCATGTCACTTCTACAGAGGTAGAAATTGAAAGCAAGTCCCAAAAGTTCATAGTGAAAGATGGAGTGAAGATTTTAGCAGAAGAAGAGATAGTTGCATGTCACCCAATGAATTACCCATATGGTGTGTTTTACTGCCATCAGATATCAAATAGCACTGCACATTTTGTGCCATTGGAGGGAGAAGATGGAAGTAGGGTTAAAGCTGTAGCAGTGTGCCACAAAGACACATCAGAATGGGATCCAAACCATATTGCATTCCAAGCTCTCAAAGTCAAGCCTGGAACCATTCCTGTTTGTCATTTTTTCCCTGAGGCTCATCATCTTCTTTGGTATGCTAAATAG